The proteins below are encoded in one region of Citrobacter enshiensis:
- a CDS encoding DUF2754 family protein, translated as MNLPVKIRRDWHYYAFAIGLIFILNGVVGLLGFEAKGWQTYAVGLVTWVISFWLAGLIIRRRVEDEAEDAR; from the coding sequence ATGAACTTGCCTGTAAAAATTCGCCGTGACTGGCACTACTATGCCTTTGCTATTGGGCTTATCTTCATCCTGAATGGGGTGGTGGGGTTATTGGGTTTTGAAGCCAAAGGGTGGCAGACCTATGCGGTAGGGCTGGTCACATGGGTGATCAGTTTTTGGCTCGCCGGGCTGATTATTCGCCGCCGCGTGGAAGATGAAGCGGAAGATGCCCGATAA
- a CDS encoding YaiY family protein: MADFTLSKSLFGGKKRDTTSTSGNIAYAVFVLFCFWAGAQILNLLVHAPGVYEHLMQVQETGRPRVEIGLGVGTLFGLVPFLAGCLIFGVIAAFLRWRQRHQ; this comes from the coding sequence ATGGCTGATTTCACTCTCTCAAAATCCTTGTTTGGCGGGAAGAAGCGGGATACTACCTCCACTTCCGGTAACATCGCTTACGCCGTATTTGTGCTGTTTTGCTTTTGGGCAGGAGCGCAGATTTTAAATCTGCTGGTTCACGCGCCGGGCGTCTATGAACATTTAATGCAGGTACAGGAAACCGGACGCCCTCGTGTCGAGATCGGTTTAGGCGTCGGCACCCTTTTTGGTCTGGTGCCGTTCCTCGCGGGATGCTTGATTTTCGGTGTAATTGCCGCGTTCTTACGCTGGCGCCAGCGTCATCAATAA
- a CDS encoding DUF1615 domain-containing protein has product MPAVSRLYPLSLLAVLVLAGCSTQPSQPLKKGEKPVDVAGVVRQKMPASVKDREAWAKDLAKAFESQGLAPTVENVCSVLAVAQQESNYQADPAVPGLSKIAWQEIDKRAERMHIPVFLVHTALKINSPTGKSYSERLDSVKTEKQLSAIFDDFINMVPMGQTLFGSLNPVHTGGPMQVSIAFAEQHTKGYPWKMEGTVRQEVFSRRGGLWFGTYHLLNYPANYSAPIFRFADFNAGWYASRNAAFQNAVAKASGVKLALDGDLIRYDSKEPGKTELAIRKLANTLGMSESEIRRQLEKGDSLAFEETALYEKVYQLAETKAGKALPREMLPGIQLESPKITRNLTTAWFAKRVDERRARCMNSPAG; this is encoded by the coding sequence ATGCCGGCGGTATCCCGTCTTTATCCCTTATCATTACTGGCTGTGCTGGTGTTGGCAGGTTGTAGTACCCAACCCTCGCAGCCCTTAAAAAAGGGTGAAAAACCGGTAGATGTGGCAGGCGTGGTACGCCAGAAAATGCCGGCAAGTGTGAAAGACAGGGAGGCATGGGCGAAGGATCTGGCAAAGGCTTTTGAGAGTCAGGGGCTGGCGCCGACGGTTGAAAATGTTTGTTCGGTACTGGCGGTGGCACAGCAAGAGTCAAATTATCAGGCGGACCCCGCCGTGCCTGGCCTGAGTAAAATTGCCTGGCAGGAGATCGACAAACGTGCCGAGCGTATGCACATCCCCGTTTTCCTGGTCCATACGGCGTTGAAAATCAATTCCCCGACAGGGAAGAGCTACAGCGAACGTCTGGACTCGGTGAAAACGGAGAAACAGCTCAGCGCCATTTTTGATGATTTTATTAATATGGTGCCCATGGGGCAGACGCTGTTTGGTTCGCTCAATCCGGTTCACACGGGTGGCCCAATGCAGGTTAGCATCGCGTTTGCCGAGCAGCATACCAAAGGGTATCCGTGGAAAATGGAAGGCACGGTGCGCCAGGAGGTCTTCTCCCGCCGGGGCGGACTGTGGTTCGGTACGTACCATCTGCTGAATTATCCTGCGAATTACAGTGCGCCTATTTTCCGTTTCGCCGATTTTAACGCTGGCTGGTATGCCAGTCGTAATGCGGCTTTCCAGAATGCGGTGGCCAAAGCCAGCGGTGTAAAACTGGCGCTTGATGGCGATCTGATCCGTTACGACAGCAAAGAGCCAGGCAAAACAGAATTGGCGATACGTAAACTGGCAAACACACTGGGAATGAGTGAGAGCGAGATTCGTCGCCAACTGGAGAAAGGCGACAGTCTGGCATTCGAAGAGACGGCGCTGTACGAGAAGGTGTATCAGCTGGCGGAAACCAAAGCAGGCAAAGCGCTACCGAGAGAGATGTTGCCGGGGATTCAACTGGAAAGCCCGAAGATCACGCGTAATCTGACCACCGCATGGTTTGCAAAACGGGTAGACGAACGTCGGGCTCGCTGTATGAATTCTCCGGCCGGATAA
- the sbmA gene encoding peptide antibiotic transporter SbmA, which yields MFKSFFPKPGPFFISAFIWALVAVIFWQAGGGTWVAHITGASGNIPISAARFWSLDYLVFYAYYIICVGLFALFWFIYSPHRWQYWSILGTSLIIFVTWFLVEVGVAVNAWYAPFYDLIQTALSSPHKVTIGQFYHEVGVFLGIALIAVVIGVMNNFFVSHYVFRWRTAMNEHYMAHWQHLRHIEGAAQRVQEDTMRFASTLEDMGVSFINAIMTLIAFLPVLVTLSAHVPELPVVGHIPYGLVIAAIVWSLMGTGLLAVVGIKLPGLEFKNQRVEAAYRKELVYGEDDGSRATPPTIRELFSAVRQNYFRLYFHYMYFNIARILYLQVDNVFGLFLLFPSIVAGTITLGLMTQITNVFGQVRGSFQYLINSWTTLVELMSIYKRLRSFERELDGQEIQEVTNTFG from the coding sequence ATGTTTAAGTCTTTTTTCCCCAAGCCGGGGCCGTTTTTTATCTCGGCATTTATTTGGGCGTTGGTTGCCGTCATATTCTGGCAAGCGGGTGGGGGAACCTGGGTTGCGCATATCACGGGCGCGTCCGGTAATATTCCCATCAGCGCTGCGCGATTCTGGTCGCTGGACTACCTGGTTTTTTACGCTTACTACATTATTTGCGTGGGGCTGTTTGCGCTGTTCTGGTTTATCTATAGCCCGCACCGCTGGCAGTACTGGTCAATTCTTGGCACGTCGTTGATTATCTTCGTCACCTGGTTTCTGGTTGAAGTGGGGGTCGCCGTCAACGCCTGGTATGCCCCATTCTATGACTTGATCCAGACGGCATTAAGTTCGCCACATAAAGTGACTATCGGGCAGTTCTATCATGAAGTGGGCGTGTTTCTCGGTATTGCACTGATCGCTGTGGTCATCGGCGTGATGAACAATTTCTTTGTGAGCCACTATGTGTTCCGCTGGCGTACCGCCATGAACGAACATTATATGGCGCACTGGCAGCACCTGCGTCACATTGAAGGCGCCGCGCAGCGTGTGCAGGAAGACACCATGCGCTTTGCATCTACCCTCGAAGATATGGGCGTGAGTTTCATTAATGCCATCATGACGTTGATCGCTTTTTTGCCGGTGCTGGTCACGCTTTCCGCGCATGTGCCGGAACTGCCGGTGGTGGGGCATATTCCTTACGGTCTGGTGATTGCCGCGATCGTCTGGTCGCTGATGGGGACCGGCTTGCTGGCCGTGGTGGGGATCAAACTGCCGGGGCTGGAATTTAAAAACCAGCGCGTTGAAGCGGCTTATCGTAAAGAACTGGTTTACGGCGAAGATGACGGCAGTCGCGCTACGCCGCCCACCATACGGGAATTATTCAGCGCGGTGCGCCAGAACTATTTCCGCCTCTATTTTCACTATATGTATTTCAACATTGCCCGCATCCTCTATTTGCAGGTGGATAATGTTTTCGGTCTGTTCCTGCTGTTTCCGTCGATTGTTGCGGGTACCATTACGTTGGGTCTGATGACGCAAATCACCAACGTGTTTGGTCAGGTGCGCGGCTCCTTCCAGTATCTGATTAATTCGTGGACCACGCTGGTTGAGCTGATGTCTATCTATAAACGTTTACGCAGCTTTGAACGTGAACTGGATGGGCAAGAAATTCAGGAAGTGACCAACACATTTGGCTAA
- the ampH gene encoding D-alanyl-D-alanine-carboxypeptidase/endopeptidase AmpH — MKRSLLFSAALCAASLTPVHAAQPGLDPVFASDIVDRYAEHIYYGSGATGMALVVIDGNQRVFRSFGETRPGNNVHPQLDSVIRIASLTKLMTSEMLVKLLDQGTVNLHDPLSKYAPPGARVPTYQGTPITLVNLATHTSALPREQPGGAAHRPVFVWPTREQRWSYLSTATLKAAPGSQASYSNLAFDLLADALATASGKPYTQIFEEQITRPLGMKDTTFTPSPDQCKRLMVAEKGASPCNNTLAAVGSGGVYSTPGDMMRWMQQYLSSDFYHRSNQADRMQTLIYQRAQLRKVIGMDVPGKADALGLGWVYMAPKNGRPGIIQKTGGGGGFITYMAMIPQHNVGAFIVVTRSPLTRFTSMSDGLNELVTELSGNKPRVVPAS, encoded by the coding sequence TTGAAACGTAGTCTGCTTTTTTCTGCCGCGCTGTGTGCGGCGTCATTGACACCTGTCCACGCGGCCCAACCGGGCCTCGATCCGGTTTTTGCTTCCGATATCGTCGATCGTTACGCCGAACATATTTATTACGGCAGCGGCGCCACGGGAATGGCGCTGGTTGTGATAGATGGAAATCAACGTGTGTTCCGTAGCTTTGGTGAAACACGACCAGGAAATAACGTCCATCCGCAGTTAGATTCTGTCATTCGTATTGCGTCGCTCACCAAATTGATGACCAGTGAAATGCTGGTGAAATTACTCGATCAGGGTACGGTGAATCTGCACGATCCGTTGAGTAAATATGCGCCCCCTGGCGCACGCGTACCGACATATCAGGGAACGCCGATTACGCTGGTGAATCTGGCGACCCATACCAGTGCCTTGCCGCGTGAACAACCTGGCGGTGCGGCGCATCGTCCGGTCTTTGTCTGGCCGACCCGTGAACAACGCTGGAGCTATCTCTCTACCGCAACTTTAAAAGCGGCGCCGGGTTCGCAGGCATCTTATTCTAACCTCGCGTTCGACCTGCTGGCTGACGCACTGGCAACGGCCTCAGGCAAGCCTTACACCCAGATTTTTGAAGAGCAGATCACCCGTCCGCTCGGAATGAAAGACACGACGTTTACCCCCTCGCCCGATCAGTGCAAGCGCCTGATGGTCGCGGAAAAAGGCGCCAGCCCGTGCAATAACACGTTAGCGGCCGTTGGCAGCGGCGGCGTGTACTCAACGCCAGGGGATATGATGCGCTGGATGCAGCAGTATCTTTCTTCTGATTTTTATCACCGCAGCAACCAGGCTGACCGCATGCAGACACTCATCTATCAGCGCGCGCAGTTGAGGAAAGTGATCGGCATGGACGTCCCTGGCAAAGCTGATGCCCTGGGGCTGGGTTGGGTTTACATGGCGCCGAAGAACGGGCGTCCGGGGATAATTCAGAAAACAGGCGGCGGCGGTGGTTTTATTACCTACATGGCAATGATCCCACAACACAATGTCGGCGCGTTTATCGTGGTAACGCGTTCTCCGTTGACCCGGTTTACCAGTATGAGCGACGGCCTCAACGAGCTGGTCACGGAGTTGAGCGGAAATAAACCGCGGGTGGTTCCCGCATCCTGA
- the iprA gene encoding hydrogen peroxide resistance inhibitor IprA, with amino-acid sequence MLSLSKPVNEFGKLDQCLSKYGTCFELCNEKQTVFSNDNHKGNTFVILSGAVSLWRGEHILVGIAQAPFIIGLSDGVMKNDMQYKLITEGNCAGYHLPSSQTINIIEKNNLWREAFCWLAWKNRIMELRDLELIGHNSYEQIRATLISMNEWDEELRFRIGVMNYIHQRTRISRSVVAEVLAALRKGGYIVMNKGKLVGITRLPSEY; translated from the coding sequence ATGCTCTCGTTGAGTAAACCAGTTAATGAATTTGGTAAACTCGATCAATGTTTGTCTAAATATGGCACTTGCTTCGAGTTGTGTAACGAAAAACAAACTGTTTTTTCTAATGATAACCATAAGGGCAATACGTTTGTTATCTTAAGTGGTGCCGTTTCTCTATGGAGAGGAGAACATATACTTGTAGGTATTGCTCAGGCTCCCTTTATCATTGGGCTGTCTGATGGTGTTATGAAAAATGATATGCAGTATAAATTAATAACGGAAGGTAATTGCGCTGGATATCATCTTCCTTCTTCTCAAACGATAAACATAATTGAAAAAAATAATCTGTGGCGTGAGGCATTTTGCTGGCTGGCATGGAAAAACCGTATTATGGAATTGCGTGATTTAGAGCTGATTGGTCATAACTCCTATGAACAAATCCGGGCAACGTTGATCTCAATGAATGAGTGGGATGAAGAACTGCGTTTTCGCATTGGTGTTATGAATTATATTCACCAGAGAACGCGGATTTCACGCTCCGTTGTTGCCGAAGTGCTTGCTGCTCTACGTAAGGGCGGTTATATCGTAATGAATAAAGGCAAACTGGTTGGCATCACTCGTTTGCCTTCAGAGTACTAA